A segment of the Superficieibacter sp. HKU1 genome:
ACCGTCGCACGCGCCTCCGGCGTCACGCGTTCCGGCAACGCGTGTCCCGCCTCGCGCATCTTCGCGGTTTCTTCCCGCAGGACGCTGTGGGTTTTTAAATTCAGCTTGAAGCGCAGAGAGACCAGGAAACCGCAGGCCAGCACGATAATCGTGCCCACGCTGAGGATCATCAGAATGGTGTGGCTGACTTCCGCTGGCTGCGTTTTCTGCCCGGAGACGAAGCCGGACATCTGCATAATGATCCCCACCAGCATCACCGCACCCGCCTGCGAGGCTTTACGCGTCAGGGTCATAATCCCGGCGAAAATCCCTTCCCGACGCTGCCCGGTAATAACTTCATCTACATCGGCGATATAGGTATAGGTGTTCCAGGGTACGTAGTTGATCCCTCCGCGTCCCAGCCCGGCGACGGCGGAAAGCAACAGCAGCAGCGAATACACATCGCTAAGGCCCGCGTAATAGAGCACGGCATAGGAAATCGAGGCGAGACCAAACAGTACGACGACCATCCGGTAAGACGGCGCAGGCCCGAAACGGATACACAGCGGGATCATCGCAATCACCGCGATGAACTGGAAAATCGCCATCGTGCCCAGCAGATTCGAGGCCAGCGAGGCTTCCTGCATCAGTACGAAGACCACATAGTAGGTAAAGACCGCGTTAAACACGTCCTGGGCGATATAGCCGCCAAGATACATCCCGAGATGCTGACGGAAAATCTTAATGCGCAGCGTGGAGGAAAGCTCAATCACCAGCCGGTTCAGACTCTGGCCGAGCGTCAGGCTGCGTTTCTCTTCTTCCGCCCGCAGCGCCGCCTCGGTCCACGCTTCACGCGGACGCTCCCAGGTAAAGCACCAGACCAGGGTCAGCATGATCGCGCAGAGCACCGAGAACACCAGGCTCGCATAAAAGAATGAAACCGGATTATCTTTGCCAAACGCAGTCAGCAGTACGCCCGGCAGGAACGAGGCCAGAATAGCCGACATCTGCGCCATTGAAATTCGTGCGCCGGAAAATTTGGTTTTCTGTTTGAAGTCATCGGTCATCTCCGGCACCAGCGTTTCATAGGGCACCAGGATCATGGTATAGACCACGTCAAAAATGAGATAGGTCAGCAGGTAATACCAGAAACTCATCTCGCCTACCCACATCAGCGAATAGCTAAAGACGCAGGGAATGCCGAGCAGAATAAAGAATTTACGGCGGCCAAAACGCTTGCCGAGCCAGGTGGAACCGAAGTTGTCGGTTAAAAAACCCATCAGCGGGCTGACGACCGCATCCAGTACCCTGGCGGTCGCAAAAATAAAGGTGGCTTCAATCGGCGTTAAGCCGCAAAAGGTGGTGTAGAAATACAAAAGCCATGCGGCGGTGAGCGCTGTGGTTCCCGCGCCAAGGAAGTCGCCCGATCCGTAAGCGAGATAGTTAACGAGTCCTGGTTTGCGTGTATTCATTGCCGTACCCTTTTTTATTTTGGGATACCCCCGGCAATTTGGCTTCGCCAAAGGGAGTTATTACACGGCTACAGTAAAAGTATGCAGAATGGCTTACCTTTTCGTTTTTGCCATTACCTGGCCGTCAATGGCAAAAACGCAAAGAGTCGCGCCACTCACCTCACTGATTTATAAAACAGCGTTTCTTTTGTATCAAAAGGACGGGTCAAAAATGAGAGCCGGCCATCAGATTTGCCTGACGACCGGTGAAAAAGGCAGCGATTAGCGGTAGTTAACGATGACCTGATTGCTGGAGACGTTCAGCGCGGGTAGCAGGCGGCCTCCCCCCGGCACATCCCAGACGAAGCGCAGCGGCTCCACGGCAGGTACGCCGGTTAATCCACGGGTGGTACCGCTCTGTCCGTCCAGCGGCACACAGCGGCTTTGCGAACATAAACGCACATTCAGGCCGGCGGGCGTCGGGCCGTTCAGTTCGTAGCGCCAGGCCACGAGGGTTATGAGTCCGTTCACCGGTTGAGAAGAGGAAAGCGGCGCGGAGGAGGCCGCCACGCCGCGATGATTTAGCGTCACCCCTCGCCCGCTGGCCTGCCAGGCTCCCTCGCCCGCGGCCATAGCACTCAGCGGCAGCAACAGTAACCAGAGCAGGCTGCGCATTATTTGCCTCCGATGGTGGCGGTCATGCGGATGTTGCGGTTATCCGACAACTCCATATTCGACAGCACAACCAGCTGCGGCAGGCTGCGGCGCAGGAAACGCGCCAGCAGCGGACGCAGGGCATGATTCACCAGCAGCACCGGCGGCGCGCCCAGCATCTCCTGACGTCCCAGCGCCTCCTGGGTTTGTGCCAGCAGGCGATCGGCCAGACCCGGCTCCAGTCCGCCGCCGCCCTGCAACGCCTGAAGCAGCAGGCGCTCCAGCGGCGTATCCAGACCGATAACCTGAACTTCTCCGCTGCCGGGGAACCATTGTTGGGTAATGGCACGGCCCAGCGCTACGCGCACCACCGCGGTAAGCTCGTGCGGATCGCTCTGCACCGGCGCATGTTCCGCCAGCGTTTCAAGAATGGTGCGCATATCGCGGATTGGGATTTTCTCTTCCAGCAGGTTTTGCAGCACTTTATGCAGGGTGGTCAGCGTGACCACCCCCGGCACTAAATCTTCGGTCAGCTTCGGCATTTCCTGCGTCACCCGGTCAAGCAGCTGCTGCGCTTCCTGACGGCCAAACAGCTCTGCCGCAAACTGGCTGATCAGATGATTAAGATGGGTGGCCACCACCGTACTGGCTTCCACCACGGTAAAGCCCTGGATTTGCGCCTGCTCTTTCAGCGCGCTCTCGATCCAGATAGCGGCCAGGCCAAATGCCGGATCCACCGTCTGCTCGCCGGGCAACGACCCTGCGGCGGTGCCGGGGTTAATGGCCAGCCAGCGTCCCGGATACGCTTCACCGCTGCCGAGCTCCACGCCCTTCATTAAAATGCGGTAACGCGCCGGAGAGAGATCCATATTGTCGCGGATATGCACGACCGGCGGCAGGAAACCTAAATCCTGGGCAATCTTTTTACGGATACTGCGGATGCGTCCCAGCAGTTCACCATCCTGCTGAAAATCGACCATCGGGATCAACCGGTAACCGACTTCCATCCCCAGCGTATCTTCAAGCTGCACATCGCTCCACGTGGCTTCGGCGGCCTGATTATTTTCCG
Coding sequences within it:
- a CDS encoding MFS transporter, with the translated sequence MNTRKPGLVNYLAYGSGDFLGAGTTALTAAWLLYFYTTFCGLTPIEATFIFATARVLDAVVSPLMGFLTDNFGSTWLGKRFGRRKFFILLGIPCVFSYSLMWVGEMSFWYYLLTYLIFDVVYTMILVPYETLVPEMTDDFKQKTKFSGARISMAQMSAILASFLPGVLLTAFGKDNPVSFFYASLVFSVLCAIMLTLVWCFTWERPREAWTEAALRAEEEKRSLTLGQSLNRLVIELSSTLRIKIFRQHLGMYLGGYIAQDVFNAVFTYYVVFVLMQEASLASNLLGTMAIFQFIAVIAMIPLCIRFGPAPSYRMVVVLFGLASISYAVLYYAGLSDVYSLLLLLSAVAGLGRGGINYVPWNTYTYIADVDEVITGQRREGIFAGIMTLTRKASQAGAVMLVGIIMQMSGFVSGQKTQPAEVSHTILMILSVGTIIVLACGFLVSLRFKLNLKTHSVLREETAKMREAGHALPERVTPEARATVEMLAGLPYDTLWGNNNIGYLNRNKPAARPLSQGAPLNSTYNRG
- a CDS encoding flagellar protein FlhE, with amino-acid sequence MRSLLWLLLLPLSAMAAGEGAWQASGRGVTLNHRGVAASSAPLSSSQPVNGLITLVAWRYELNGPTPAGLNVRLCSQSRCVPLDGQSGTTRGLTGVPAVEPLRFVWDVPGGGRLLPALNVSSNQVIVNYR
- the flhA gene encoding flagellar biosynthesis protein FlhA: MANLVAMLRLPNNLKSTQWQVLAGPVLILLILSMMVLPLPAFILDLLFTFNIALSIMVLLVAMFTQRTLEFAAFPTILLFTTLLRLALNVASTRIILMDGHTGGAAAGKVVEAFGHFLVGGNFAIGIVVFIILVIINFMVITKGAGRIAEVGARFVLDGMPGKQMAIDADLNAGLIGEDEAKKRRSEVTQEADFYGSMDGASKFVRGDAVAGILIMVINVIGGLLVGVLQHGMPMAKAAESYTLLTIGDGLVAQIPALVISTAAGVIVTRVSTEQDVGEQMVTQLFNNPRVMMLSAGVLGLLGLVPGMPNFVFLLFTAALLGLAWWSRGRETKVQAEPAPVKLPENNQAAEATWSDVQLEDTLGMEVGYRLIPMVDFQQDGELLGRIRSIRKKIAQDLGFLPPVVHIRDNMDLSPARYRILMKGVELGSGEAYPGRWLAINPGTAAGSLPGEQTVDPAFGLAAIWIESALKEQAQIQGFTVVEASTVVATHLNHLISQFAAELFGRQEAQQLLDRVTQEMPKLTEDLVPGVVTLTTLHKVLQNLLEEKIPIRDMRTILETLAEHAPVQSDPHELTAVVRVALGRAITQQWFPGSGEVQVIGLDTPLERLLLQALQGGGGLEPGLADRLLAQTQEALGRQEMLGAPPVLLVNHALRPLLARFLRRSLPQLVVLSNMELSDNRNIRMTATIGGK